CCTTGCCGCTATGGAGGCCATCCATATCGACTGGCAGGGCGGCGCGCCTGTGCCGGGTTTTCATGTGCGGCCAGATCAGGTAACCAAGTTCAGCCTCGCGCCCAAGAGTATTACAGCGGTGCTGGTTGGTCTGAAAAACCGCGCCCGTGTTTTTGCCGCCCAAAGGGAAATCAACGCCGACCAGCAGGAAGCCCTCATGGCTGTTATGCCCGGGGTGGCGCTGGATCAGCTATGGAGCCTGCTGCGCTCGGGCGAAAATGCCTTGCGCGTCCTCTCCTGGCTGGTAACCGTGGCTGGGCTGGCTGGTCTTGTGGCCGCCATTCTGGCAGGGCTGGGTGAACGGCGCCGCGAGCTGGCCGTGCTGCGTGCGGCAGGGGCAAGCCCTCTGGATATTGTGGCCCTTCTGGCGTTTGAAAGCACGCTGCTGGTCGTTGCAGGCGCTCTGGCTGGAACTGCCGCCCTGGCCGCTCTGCTGGCCGTGTTTGGCCCTGTGCTGGCTTCGGGCTATGGACTGAACCTTACGCTCACTCTGCCCACAGCCGCCGAATGGCGCTTGCTTGGCGGGATTGTGGCCGCGGGTTTTGCCGCCGGGCTTATCCCGGCATGGCGGGCCTACCGCATGAGTCTGGCAGACGGCCTCAACGCCTCTGTATAATAAAGGAACCTGCCATGAAAACAGCCTCGACCACAGGGCGCATCCTCTGCATGCTGGCAGCATTGCTGTGCGGCTGGCACAGCGCAACCGCCCTTGCCCTGACTGACGATTACGAGCGGCAAAAAATCGAACACTGGCAGCCCTCGCGCGAGGATGCGGACACTGCCGCAGCCGCAAAAAAGAGCGGGAAATACACCGAAATCACATGGGACAAGCTGATTCCGCCATCATGGAATCCCGCAAAAGTTTTTGACAAGTTCAATTTTGACAAGTTCAGCGATGACGACCCCAGAGCCGACAAGGCCCTGAAAGAATTTCAGGCCCTGTGGAGCAACGCGCCAGCCAACAAGGCCCTGGGCGGCAAGCTGGTGCGCATAGCCGGATTTGTGGCTCCGCTTGATTTTCTGGGCGGCGATGAACTGGCAGAATTCTTGCTGGTTCCCTATTTCGGCGCGTGCATCCACGTGCCGCCGCCCCCGGCCAACCAGATCATATACGTCACACTGGACAAACCACGCGGCATACAGATGATGGACACCGTATGGGTTTATGGAAAGCTTGAAATCGAGAAAACAGAAAGCGATATCGGCGATGCGGGATACCGCATCAAGGCTGAGGCGGTGGAACCCTATGTGGAAGACGAAAACAACTGATCAGGCAAAACCAGCCTGTTGCCAGGCGGAAACATCGTGCTGTCAGGCAGACCAGCCGCGCATGGGGCACAACCTGCGGCTTACCCCCTTGCGGCGCATGGTGCTTGACTATCTGCAACAGGCACAGGAACCCGTTAAGGCCTATGACATTCTTGATGCCCTGCGCGGCAAATCCTCCAAGGCCCTCACGCCTGCAAGCGTCTACAGGACGCTTGAATTTCTGCTCAATCAGGGTCTTGTGCACAAGGTCGGCTCGCTCAATGCCTTTGTAGCCTGCGCGGAGACCTGCCACAAAAAACATGCACCCGTGTTCATGCTGGTATGCCCTGGTTGCCGCAAGAGCCGCGAGGTGAACAATCCCGCTCTTTATCAGACCATCTTTTCCACCATGCAGCAGCAGGGCTTTCAGCTACAGGGTGACACCGTGGAACTGACGGGCATCTGCCCCCGGTGCGCAGAAATGGACGCTCAGGCTGGCGCGTAATTCCCAAGTTACTTCAGGTTTCTGAATATCTTGCCGAAGAGGCCTCTCCTTCCAGCGGTTCCAGCATAGTCTGTTCTTCATTATCAGTCAGACGCAAAAGGCGGCGCGGATCTCCATAACCGGAAAAACGCGCCGCCTGCCCCGTCCGGCAAATAGACGGGGTGAGAGAGCTGGCAAGATCAACTTGAGCAAAAACAAGAAACCAGGATTTGTTGAAAGCGAAGGGCCTTTGCAGGCCCTTCGTTTTTTCAGTTATTTTTCCGTATTTTCCCCGCCCTTGGCCTCGGCCTTGGCTTTCTTGACGCGCGGGGTTCCGGTGCGGTGCACTACAAACTTGCTGATGGAAGGTTTGCGGTGCACTGGTTCCTGATGCAGACATTTTGTGGGGCACTTTTCCACACACGCGGAGCAGTATACGCACAGGAAGGGATCATAATTCCACTTTCCGGCTTTTGCATCCACGGTAATGGCATCGGTTGGGCATACTCTTGCGCAGGAATTGCAGAATATGCACTTTTCAACCTCGTTGGTGATCACGCCGCGATAGGCGGGGAAGGGTTCGCGTTCTTCCAGAGGATACAGCCGCGTGGCTGGCTTGCCCGAAAGATTGCGCAGCACGTTTGGGAGCATATACATGGGCTACCTCTCTGTGCAGGAGATGCACGGGTCGATACTCAGCACGATAACCGGCACATCGGGCAGTTTGCAGCCCGGCAGCATGTGCAGCAGGGGCGGCACGTTGGCAAAGGTGGGCGTACGCACGCGCATGCGCTCCAGATTCTTGGTGCCGTTGGCCCGGATGTAATAGAACAGCTCGCCGCGAGGCTGCTCCACACGAAAGACCGATTCGCCCTCGGGGTTGCCGGTGACCTTTACGGTCAGCTCGCTTTCGGGCAGGCGGTTCAAGGCCTCGCGGATAAGCTCTATGGAGTGCAGCACTTCATAAAAGCGTACCTTGGAGCGGGCGTAGCAGTCTCCGTCATTTTCAACCACGGGAATGAAGTTGAGATCCTTGTAGGCGGCGTAGCCGTGCATACGTTCGTCGATTTCCCAGCCGCTGCCGCGAAGGGTGGGACCGGCGGCGCCCAGCAGGCGGGCATCGTCCTTGCTCAGGATGCCGATGCCGCGCGTGCGTTCCTGCACGGTGTAGTCGTCAAGCATGGTGCGGGTAAGCTCGCGCATGCCCTTTTCCAGTTCATCCAGACGGCCATGCATCCAGCGGATCTGATCGGGGCTGAGGTCGCGGCGCACACCGCCAACCACGTTGACCGAAAGGATAACGCGGTTGCCCGCCGTGGCTTCGCAGATGTCCATGACATGCTCGCGGATGCGCCAGAACTGCTGGAACACGCTTTCAAAGCCAAACGAGTCGGCAAACAGGCCGAGCCACAGCATGTGGGAGTGTATCCGGTGCAGTTCTGACCAGATAACCCGCAAAAACTGCGCGCGCGGCGGCGCTGTAATGCCCATCATGTCTTCAATGGCGTTGCAGTAGCAGTTGGCATGGATGCACGAGCAGATGCCGCAGATGCGCTCGACCACAAAGACCATCTGATTGTAGTCCTTGAGCCGCACAAGGCTTTCAAGCCCGCGATGGACAAAACCAAGCTGGGGCACGGCCCCGACCACGGTTTCATCTTCCACCACAAACTTGATGTGCAGCGGCTCGGGCAGTACGGGATGCTGCGGCCCGAAAGGAATCACGGTTGTGCGGTTGCTCATGCCTTCTCTCCTTTGGCCGTGTCATCCTTGGCGGCCTCGGCCTTGGCGGCGGGCCGCCGGACCGTGGTCATGGTAAAGTACGGCGCGTGGGTGACTTCGCCCTCCAGATACATGGCCCCCTGGTAATCCAGGGGCAGATCCGCAAAATGCACCCCGAACTGATCCTGCGTTTCGTTCTCGACGAGGACAGCGCAGAAATACACGGGCGTAATGCTGGGGATGGCGTCGTTCTTGTTCACATCCATGCGCAGATGCACCATGCCCTTGGCGTCCGTGGGTTCCCACACGCACAGCTCGGCGTTGTGGCGCAGATCGGACATGGTGAGGTTTACGTCAAAGTGATAAAAAAGCCGCAGCGTGTTTTCGTCCATGACGGTCTGCGACATGGTCACAAAACGGTATTTGGCGTTGGCAAGCTGCTGCACTTCTGAAAGCAGCGTTTGCGGCGTCACTTCCTTGGCTTCAAAAAACATGGCTCTATCCTTTCCGGGTTAACCCGCGTTTTGCTGTGGCTTGTCGGGGGCTTCTTCCGGCGCGGACTCCGCCTGCGGCGTCATGTCGGGAGTGCCGTCCTCATCGCCCGGCATAAAGGTGGGCACAGGCTCGGGGCCAAGGCCCATCTTGGCCTTGAGCACGCCAAGGGCCTGCACCACGCCGTCAATGATGGCCTCGGGTTTGGGCGGGCAGCCGGGCACGAACACATCAACAGGGATGATATTGTACGCGCCGTTCAGCACATTATAGGTATCCTTGAACACGCCCCCGGAAAGGTTGCAGGCTCCGATGGAAACCACGGCCTTGGGCGAAGGCATCTGTTCGTATATCTGCTTGAGCACATGCTGGTTGCGGTGGTTCACCGTGCCTGTAACCAGCAGCACGTCGGCATGCTTGGGGTTGCCCGCGTTGACCACCCCGAAACGTTCTACGTCATACATGGGCGTCAGACAGGCCAGCACCTCGATGTCGCAGCCGTTGCAGGAACCGCAGTCAAAATGAACTATCCACGGAGACTTCAGGCGGCTCCGCTTGATCATATTGTCGACGAAACCCATATTCCGGCCTCCTTACGCCACGTACAGCCATAAAAGATTAACCAGGGCCAGGCCCATGCCGAGCAGCAGAGACTTCTTTTGCACCATCCACTGCCACGTCAGACGGGCGGTGATGTTGTCGATAAGAATTTCCGTGAACAGCGAGGCGCCCACAAGAACGGCCATTCCCACAAAGCTGGTGTGCCAGAACATGGCGCACAGCCCAAGAATAAGCACAAGGTCAAACCAGTGGGCAATTTCAATCAGCGCAAGGTACGGGCCGGAGTATTCGGTCTGTACGCCGCGCACCAGTTCCTGGTGGCCGTGATGGCAGGCAGCGATATCAAAGGGCGACTTGCGCAGTTTGATTGTCAGGGCGTAACCCAGCGCCAGAAACAGCAGGGGCATCTTGAGCAGCAGGGGCTGCTCGAGCTGGAATACTGCGGCAATGGAGAACGAACCCGTGCACATGGCAAAGCCAACGAACACCAGGATGAGGATAGGCTCATAGGCAAGCATGAGCAACAGCTCGCGCTGCGCGCCCACGTTGCTGTAGGGCGAAGGCACGCATACCGCGCCAACCACCTGAAACACCGCACCCACTGTGAGCACGAAGAACAGCAGCAGCAAATCCCCGCCCATGAAGAAAATCAGCAAAGCAAGCGCCGATGAAATCAGCGTGATGTACGCGCTGAACACCAACCATGCATTGGTAACCTGGGGCTGTTTGCCCAGCAGTTTCAAGATGTCGTAAAAGGGCTGGAGCAGTGGCGGCCCAAGGCGCGACTGAAGGCGCGCCGTGATCCGGCGATCCAGACCGGTAAGCAGGCCGCCCACCAGGGGCGACAGGATCAACCCGCCGATAGCGCTGAAGATGGTGAGCATTACAGCAGACCTCCTACCAGAACGACCAGGAATGCGATGGAAATCATGTCGATGGCCCGCGTGATCTTGCTCTCGCCGAAATACTGGCAAAGATAGAAGTTGGCCACGCGCACGGGTTCAAAGGCATTCATGGGGCCCTTGAAGCCAACCACGCCGTTCTTTTCAGCCGCCAGGCCCGAAAAATACGGCTGCGCATGGGCAGACTCTGGTGTTCTGCGGGCTTCACGCCATGCAAACCACACGCCCAGACCAAGCAGAAGGAACAGCAGGTAAATCCACACATAGCCTTCTGCGCCGGTCAGGTTGGCGCCGGGGATAAAGCCTTCGATCTGCAGGTTGAAGCGCGCGTAAACGCCCGAAACCGAAGGCTCCACAAAGGTCTTCAGCACCAGGGGCGAAATGAACGAAAACACCACGGCAAGGCCGCACAGCGAACGCAGCGCAAACATGACCGAGGGCTTGGGATTACCGTGAGCCGCATGTTCGTGCATCTTGGAGGACGACACCAGCACACCGGCCCAGCGCGCCCAGAAGAGCACGGTAAAGGCCGAGCCAAGCGCCACAAAGAAAACGATGGGCGTCATGGCCTGGGTGGCGCGGGCAATGGCTTCTATGGCCATCCACTTGCCGATGAGCATGCCAAAGGGCGGCAGCATCATGGTGAAGATGCCGATCACGGTGATAATGGCCGTACGGGGCATTATGCCGTAGAGGCCGCGCATGTCTTCGATATCACGCGAACCGATGCGCTGTTCAATGGCGCCGACGCACATGAACAACAGGCCCTTGGATACTGAGTGGTAAATGATGATGGTCGTTGCCGCCATCATGGATGCGGCGGTATTGATGCCCACACAGGCGATGATAAGCCCGAGGTTGGCGATTGTGGAATACGCCAGAACCTTTTTTGCATTACTCTGGCTGACCGCAAGGATACATGTGGCCACAAAGGTAAATGCGCCGAACAGGGCCACGATGGTGGACATGGTGGTTCCCGCAAAGGCTGGAGCCATGCGCAACAGCAGGTAAGTGCCCGCCTTGACCATGGTAGCCGAGTGCAACAGGGCCGAAACTGGCG
This is a stretch of genomic DNA from Desulfovibrio desulfuricans. It encodes these proteins:
- a CDS encoding ABC transporter permease; this translates as MSRWRFLLGLAWSSAWNRRGTLSLVVFSIALSTTLLLGMERVRTQVRDNFVQAVSGTDMVVGARGSELQLLLYAVFHMGKATNNMGWDSAQRIAQRKDVAWTIPLSLGDSHKGFAVVGTTGDFFTQYQYSRRMHLQLAQGAPFDGIFDVVLGAEVASKEHYRLGDRLVLSHGSGSAHLAQHTDKPFTVCGILAPTGTPVDRALYISLAAMEAIHIDWQGGAPVPGFHVRPDQVTKFSLAPKSITAVLVGLKNRARVFAAQREINADQQEALMAVMPGVALDQLWSLLRSGENALRVLSWLVTVAGLAGLVAAILAGLGERRRELAVLRAAGASPLDIVALLAFESTLLVVAGALAGTAALAALLAVFGPVLASGYGLNLTLTLPTAAEWRLLGGIVAAGFAAGLIPAWRAYRMSLADGLNASV
- a CDS encoding DUF3299 domain-containing protein; this translates as MKTASTTGRILCMLAALLCGWHSATALALTDDYERQKIEHWQPSREDADTAAAAKKSGKYTEITWDKLIPPSWNPAKVFDKFNFDKFSDDDPRADKALKEFQALWSNAPANKALGGKLVRIAGFVAPLDFLGGDELAEFLLVPYFGACIHVPPPPANQIIYVTLDKPRGIQMMDTVWVYGKLEIEKTESDIGDAGYRIKAEAVEPYVEDENN
- a CDS encoding Fur family transcriptional regulator; the encoded protein is MWKTKTTDQAKPACCQAETSCCQADQPRMGHNLRLTPLRRMVLDYLQQAQEPVKAYDILDALRGKSSKALTPASVYRTLEFLLNQGLVHKVGSLNAFVACAETCHKKHAPVFMLVCPGCRKSREVNNPALYQTIFSTMQQQGFQLQGDTVELTGICPRCAEMDAQAGA
- a CDS encoding 4Fe-4S binding protein, giving the protein MYMLPNVLRNLSGKPATRLYPLEEREPFPAYRGVITNEVEKCIFCNSCARVCPTDAITVDAKAGKWNYDPFLCVYCSACVEKCPTKCLHQEPVHRKPSISKFVVHRTGTPRVKKAKAEAKGGENTEK
- a CDS encoding hydrogenase large subunit — encoded protein: MSNRTTVIPFGPQHPVLPEPLHIKFVVEDETVVGAVPQLGFVHRGLESLVRLKDYNQMVFVVERICGICSCIHANCYCNAIEDMMGITAPPRAQFLRVIWSELHRIHSHMLWLGLFADSFGFESVFQQFWRIREHVMDICEATAGNRVILSVNVVGGVRRDLSPDQIRWMHGRLDELEKGMRELTRTMLDDYTVQERTRGIGILSKDDARLLGAAGPTLRGSGWEIDERMHGYAAYKDLNFIPVVENDGDCYARSKVRFYEVLHSIELIREALNRLPESELTVKVTGNPEGESVFRVEQPRGELFYYIRANGTKNLERMRVRTPTFANVPPLLHMLPGCKLPDVPVIVLSIDPCISCTER
- a CDS encoding NADH-quinone oxidoreductase subunit C, whose translation is MFFEAKEVTPQTLLSEVQQLANAKYRFVTMSQTVMDENTLRLFYHFDVNLTMSDLRHNAELCVWEPTDAKGMVHLRMDVNKNDAIPSITPVYFCAVLVENETQDQFGVHFADLPLDYQGAMYLEGEVTHAPYFTMTTVRRPAAKAEAAKDDTAKGEKA
- a CDS encoding NADH-quinone oxidoreductase subunit B family protein; protein product: MGFVDNMIKRSRLKSPWIVHFDCGSCNGCDIEVLACLTPMYDVERFGVVNAGNPKHADVLLVTGTVNHRNQHVLKQIYEQMPSPKAVVSIGACNLSGGVFKDTYNVLNGAYNIIPVDVFVPGCPPKPEAIIDGVVQALGVLKAKMGLGPEPVPTFMPGDEDGTPDMTPQAESAPEEAPDKPQQNAG
- a CDS encoding respiratory chain complex I subunit 1 family protein, which produces MLTIFSAIGGLILSPLVGGLLTGLDRRITARLQSRLGPPLLQPFYDILKLLGKQPQVTNAWLVFSAYITLISSALALLIFFMGGDLLLLFFVLTVGAVFQVVGAVCVPSPYSNVGAQRELLLMLAYEPILILVFVGFAMCTGSFSIAAVFQLEQPLLLKMPLLFLALGYALTIKLRKSPFDIAACHHGHQELVRGVQTEYSGPYLALIEIAHWFDLVLILGLCAMFWHTSFVGMAVLVGASLFTEILIDNITARLTWQWMVQKKSLLLGMGLALVNLLWLYVA
- a CDS encoding NADH-quinone oxidoreductase subunit 5 family protein translates to MSTLVFCCVALPFIMALVLYFTQSSSARKLIVPAAVTVMAVAAVILGANGAFRLEIDTILGLSADSVFSVLDLLLLVYILGIGWKLGSRLIMGMTLLQLIGLLYLKFVLPGHEVPITAFVADGLSLIMVIIISVVGGLITIYGMGYMDLHEEHLHLRVSRQPRFFAIIFCFLGAMNGLVLCNNLSWMFLFWEITTLCSFMLIGHDQTDEAKANAQRALWMNVLGGLAFVSAMLFIQKSLGTLSTELVLQKMTSMDVKNTAILLPFAFFCLAAFTKSAQVPFESWLCGAMVAPTPVSALLHSATMVKAGTYLLLRMAPAFAGTTMSTIVALFGAFTFVATCILAVSQSNAKKVLAYSTIANLGLIIACVGINTAASMMAATTIIIYHSVSKGLLFMCVGAIEQRIGSRDIEDMRGLYGIMPRTAIITVIGIFTMMLPPFGMLIGKWMAIEAIARATQAMTPIVFFVALGSAFTVLFWARWAGVLVSSSKMHEHAAHGNPKPSVMFALRSLCGLAVVFSFISPLVLKTFVEPSVSGVYARFNLQIEGFIPGANLTGAEGYVWIYLLFLLLGLGVWFAWREARRTPESAHAQPYFSGLAAEKNGVVGFKGPMNAFEPVRVANFYLCQYFGESKITRAIDMISIAFLVVLVGGLL